The uncultured Sphaerochaeta sp. genome includes the window CTACGTACAAGCAGAGCAATTCTTGCACCTTCTGCGGCAAACCGATATGTCATTGCCTTCCCTATTCCTCTCGTACCCCCAGTGATCAGAACGGCTTTATTTGTCAAACGCATTGTATTTTCTCCCTTTTTATCTCTGTATAACAAAAATTACGCTGAATCACAATGCAATATATCAGAAGAGCATTTGACCCATATCCAATCTTTCAGATACACTTGCGCAAAGTTAAGTGAGGAACCCATGGAAACACAGACAACAGCATTGGACAAAAAAGAGTTCTTTCTCTTTGCCCTGTACATCACAGGAATGATCGTGGTTAATACCGTTGGAAGCAAGATTATCAGCCTCTTTGGTGTAAGGGTATCGGTAGGAATCTTTTTCATGCCTGTGCTCTTCTTGGTTACAGATATTGTAGGAGAGGTAAAAGGTCACCAACATGCCTCAATCTTCGTAAAGTACTCCATTATTATGCTGGTTATCCTGTTTGTGGTGACAGGTTTGTTTGTTCAGATCAAACCACATGAGACATGGGACCTACAGACTCAGTACCAACAGATATTTGGCATGAGCATGCGTATGAGCCTGGCAAGCCTTATCAGCTTTGCCATCAGCCAAACAATCGATATCTCAATATTCCTGCAATTCAAGAAATTGAATAAGGGAAAGATGCTTTGGCTCAGGAACAATCTCAGTACAATGACCAGCCAGTTCATTGATACAGTTATCTTTATGTTTATCGCATTCTATCAGCTCACACCCAAGTTCACAGCTACTTATGTGTTCTCCCTGATCATCCCCTATTGGCTCTTTAAAGTACTCTTTGCCCTTATCGACACTCCTCTCTGTTATCTTGGGGTAAAATGGATGGCAAAACAGAAGTAGTGACTTTCCTTTGGGAAAAAGATTGAGTACCTTTGGTTCAGACGAGTTGCACACTTGTCTGAACGTATTTGTAATATTGGAGGCGCTATGTCTGAACAGGAACTGATGCCGATTGAGCAACTGCTTCCCAATAATCTATTTATACTCCCGGTTACTGGAAATCCGGTTTTCCCAGGACTATTCACCCCGTTGATGATCACAGACAACCAAGATGTCGAAATCGTCAACCAGGCTATCAAGCACGGTGGCTTCCTTGGACTTCTGCTTGTCAAAGAAGACAATGACGAAGAGGAGTACTCAGAGAAAAATCTCTATACGATAGGGACTGTTGCTAAAATCGTTAAGAAAATCAAACTCCCCGATGGAGGAATCAGTATCTTCATCTCAACGCTGAAGCGTTTCGAGACCAAACAGTACTATCCCAGCGGCCCCTATCTGGTCGCAGAGGTTCAGTACCTTGAGGATATCGAAGATGAGCAGGAAGAGCTCCGCGCATGGACTCGTCTCTTGCTCACGGAAATGAAACAGCTGACCAAGAACAACCAACTCTTCAGCGAAGAGATGCGTCTAAATATGGTCAATATTGACCATCCAGGAAAATTGGCGGATTTCATTGCCAGTATCCTGAATGTAGAGAGGAAACAACAACAGGAAATTCTCGAAACCCTGGTGGTACGGCGACGTATCGAAAAAGTCTTGGTATTTATCAAGAACGAACAAAACATCGCCCAGGTCCAGGCCAAAATCCAGGCCAGGGTGAACCAGAAGATCGAGAAGAACCAACGGGAGTACTTCCTACGTGAGGAGTTGAAGTCCATCCAACAGGAATTGGGGCTTTCCACAAACCCCAAGACCGACCTGATCAACCGCTTGAAGACAAAATTCAAGAACCTTCCCTTATCAGAAGAGGCGAAGGAGACTGTTGACCGTGAAATGGGTAGACTTGAAGGAATGGATCCGTCCAGTCCTGAATATTCCCTCACCAGGACCTACCTCGAGATTATCAGTGACCTTCCCTGGAAGGAACCAAAACCTGAGAACTTCAGCATTGAAAGTGCCAGGAAAATCCTTGAGCGTGACCACTACGGCATGAAGGACGTAAAGGACCGTATCCTTGAGTTCCTCGCAGTACGAAAGAAAAAACAGGACACCAAGGGTTCAATTATCTGTCTTGTCGGCCCTCCAGGTGTCGGTAAGACCAGTGTGGGCGTTTCCATCGCCAGATCACTGAAAAAGGAGTACTTCCGTTTCTCAGTTGGTGGCATGAATGACGAGAGTGAGATTAAGGGACACCGAAGAACGTATATCGGTGCCATGCCCGGTAAGATTATCCAAGGCCTGAGAATCACCAAGAG containing:
- a CDS encoding queuosine precursor transporter; this encodes METQTTALDKKEFFLFALYITGMIVVNTVGSKIISLFGVRVSVGIFFMPVLFLVTDIVGEVKGHQHASIFVKYSIIMLVILFVVTGLFVQIKPHETWDLQTQYQQIFGMSMRMSLASLISFAISQTIDISIFLQFKKLNKGKMLWLRNNLSTMTSQFIDTVIFMFIAFYQLTPKFTATYVFSLIIPYWLFKVLFALIDTPLCYLGVKWMAKQK
- the lon gene encoding endopeptidase La, yielding MSEQELMPIEQLLPNNLFILPVTGNPVFPGLFTPLMITDNQDVEIVNQAIKHGGFLGLLLVKEDNDEEEYSEKNLYTIGTVAKIVKKIKLPDGGISIFISTLKRFETKQYYPSGPYLVAEVQYLEDIEDEQEELRAWTRLLLTEMKQLTKNNQLFSEEMRLNMVNIDHPGKLADFIASILNVERKQQQEILETLVVRRRIEKVLVFIKNEQNIAQVQAKIQARVNQKIEKNQREYFLREELKSIQQELGLSTNPKTDLINRLKTKFKNLPLSEEAKETVDREMGRLEGMDPSSPEYSLTRTYLEIISDLPWKEPKPENFSIESARKILERDHYGMKDVKDRILEFLAVRKKKQDTKGSIICLVGPPGVGKTSVGVSIARSLKKEYFRFSVGGMNDESEIKGHRRTYIGAMPGKIIQGLRITKSKNPVFLIDEIDKMGVSYQGDPASALLEVLDPEQNTAFRDTYLDIPFDVSEVLFIVTANTLETIPRPLLDRMEIIQLAGYTSEEKLAIGKKYLVPKSLEKHGLSKSEIRYPAKILRKIADEYAREAGVRNFEKSLHKINRKVALMLTENPEEKLPVTINEKLLYELLGQPIFVEDEILKADRPGMAIGLAWTSMGGDTLIIEAQNTPGKGEIKLTGQLGEVMQESVSLAYTWVKAHALERKIDPSWFEHNSIHLHVPEGATPKDGPSAGITMTVALYSLVTNQVIAPDLAMTGELSLKGKVMPIGGLKEKVLAARRNKIKDIIIPQFNKRDLDKLDEQVTKGVNFHLVGSIEEVLAIAFPEDEKREAMQPILMPSSTNDAETISKAVALAVREALRER